The Mycolicibacterium boenickei genome has a segment encoding these proteins:
- a CDS encoding Ppx/GppA phosphatase family protein: MRLGVLDVGSNTVHLLVVDARRGGHPTPMSSTKAALRLAEAIDNSGKLTRKGADSLVATVDEFAKIATSSGCAELMAFATSAVRDATNSEEVLARVRAETGVSLGVLSGVDESRLTFLAVRRWYGWSAGRIINIDIGGGSLELSSGVDEEPEVAMSLPLGAGRLTREWLAEDPPGRRRVAMLRDWLATELADAGATMRRSGNPDLAVATSKTFRSLARLTGAAPSGAGPRVKRTLTAAGLRQLIAFISRMTAADRAELEGVSAERAPQIVAGALVAEASMRALEIDSVDICPWALREGLILRKLDSEADGTALVETSARDAGR; the protein is encoded by the coding sequence GTGCGGTTAGGCGTGCTCGATGTCGGTAGTAACACGGTTCATCTCCTCGTGGTGGATGCGCGCCGTGGCGGGCACCCGACCCCGATGAGCTCAACGAAGGCGGCCCTGCGGCTGGCCGAGGCGATCGACAACTCGGGCAAGCTGACCCGTAAGGGTGCCGACAGCCTGGTGGCCACCGTTGACGAGTTCGCCAAAATCGCCACCAGCTCGGGATGCGCCGAATTGATGGCGTTTGCCACCTCGGCGGTGCGCGACGCCACGAACTCTGAGGAAGTGCTGGCAAGGGTGCGGGCCGAGACCGGGGTGTCCCTCGGCGTGCTCAGCGGCGTCGACGAGTCCCGGCTGACGTTCCTCGCGGTGCGCCGCTGGTACGGCTGGAGCGCTGGTCGGATCATCAACATCGACATCGGCGGCGGCTCGCTCGAGTTGTCGAGCGGGGTCGATGAAGAGCCCGAGGTGGCGATGTCGCTTCCGCTGGGCGCAGGCCGCCTGACCAGGGAGTGGTTGGCCGAAGACCCACCTGGGCGGCGCCGCGTCGCGATGCTGCGGGACTGGCTGGCCACCGAGCTCGCGGATGCCGGTGCGACCATGCGCCGCTCCGGAAACCCGGACCTGGCGGTCGCGACGTCGAAGACGTTCCGGTCGCTGGCCCGACTCACCGGGGCGGCCCCCTCGGGTGCAGGCCCGCGGGTGAAGCGGACGCTCACCGCGGCTGGATTAAGACAGCTCATAGCTTTCATCTCTAGGATGACAGCGGCTGACCGTGCCGAACTGGAAGGGGTGAGTGCCGAGCGGGCACCACAGATCGTGGCCGGTGCATTGGTAGCTGAGGCTAGTATGCGAGCACTGGAGATCGATTCCGTCGACATTTGCCCCTGGGCGTTGCGGGAGGGGTTGATTCTGCGGAAACTCGACAGCGAGGCCGACGGCACAGCCTTGGTAGAGACGTCGGCGCGGGATGCCGGACGTTAA
- the regX gene encoding two-component sensory transduction protein RegX: MTSVLIVEDEESLADPLAFLLRKEGFEATVVADGPSALAEFERSGADIVLLDLMLPGMSGTDVCKQLRARSSVPVIMVTARDSEIDKVVGLELGADDYVTKPYSARELIARIRAVLRRGADTDDGAVGDGVLEAGPVRMDVERHVVSVNGEQITLPLKEFDLLEYLMRNSGRVLTRGQLIDRVWGADYVGDTKTLDVHVKRLRSKIEADPANPVHLVTVRGLGYKLEG; encoded by the coding sequence ATGACCAGCGTGTTGATCGTTGAGGACGAGGAGTCGCTGGCCGATCCCCTGGCATTCCTGCTCCGCAAGGAAGGCTTCGAGGCCACCGTGGTGGCCGATGGTCCCTCCGCACTGGCCGAGTTCGAGCGCTCCGGCGCCGACATCGTCCTGCTGGACCTGATGCTGCCGGGGATGAGCGGTACCGACGTCTGTAAGCAACTGCGTGCCCGTTCCAGCGTGCCGGTGATCATGGTCACCGCCCGCGACAGTGAGATCGACAAGGTCGTCGGCCTCGAACTGGGCGCCGATGACTATGTCACCAAGCCGTATTCGGCCCGCGAGCTGATCGCGCGGATCCGGGCGGTGCTGCGCCGCGGTGCCGACACCGACGACGGCGCGGTCGGCGACGGCGTGCTCGAGGCCGGCCCGGTACGGATGGACGTCGAACGGCACGTCGTCAGCGTCAACGGGGAGCAGATCACGTTGCCGCTCAAGGAGTTCGACCTCCTGGAGTACCTGATGCGCAACAGTGGCCGAGTGTTGACCCGTGGCCAGCTCATCGACCGCGTGTGGGGCGCCGACTACGTGGGCGACACCAAAACCCTTGACGTGCATGTCAAACGGCTGCGCTCCAAGATCGAGGCCGACCCGGCCAACCCCGTGCACCTCGTCACGGTGCGAGGCCTCGGTTACAAGCTGGAGGGCTGA
- a CDS encoding sensor histidine kinase, translated as MSLVSALLLTVVVSLLALIVGAGVAAAVAPRLVAKRRRLEAEQAGLTVSQMLQHIVSASPNGIVVVDTFNDVVYANDRASELGVVRDRLLDDRAWRAAEQVFATGQPIDVDLSPRKLPHPGRSGISVRGWVRLLSEEDRRFAVVYADDQSEHARMEATRRDFVANVSHELKTPVGAMRVLAEALQASADDPDMVRRFSDKMVAESLRLADMVGELIELSRLQGAERLPDLGAVDVDTVVSEALSRHKVAADKADISITTDAPTGFRVLGDQTLLVTAVANLVSNAIAYSPNGSGVSVSRRRRGGSVEIAVTDRGIGIAKADQERVFERFFRVDKARSRATGGTGLGLAIVKHVAANHNGTIRLWSQPGTGSTFTLSIPAYPETDESTSDSDDRED; from the coding sequence GTGAGCTTGGTGTCGGCGTTACTGCTGACGGTGGTCGTGTCGTTGCTCGCGCTGATCGTCGGTGCGGGTGTGGCCGCCGCAGTCGCCCCCCGCCTCGTGGCCAAGCGGCGACGTCTCGAGGCTGAGCAGGCCGGTCTGACGGTGTCGCAGATGCTGCAGCACATCGTCTCCGCGTCGCCCAACGGCATCGTCGTCGTCGACACCTTCAACGACGTGGTCTACGCCAACGACCGGGCCTCGGAACTGGGCGTCGTGCGCGACCGGCTTCTCGACGACCGGGCCTGGCGGGCAGCCGAGCAGGTATTCGCCACCGGCCAGCCCATCGACGTCGACCTCTCGCCGCGCAAGCTGCCGCATCCCGGACGCTCGGGTATCTCGGTGCGCGGTTGGGTGCGGCTGCTGTCCGAGGAGGACCGCCGCTTCGCCGTCGTCTACGCCGACGACCAGTCCGAGCACGCCAGGATGGAAGCGACCCGGCGGGATTTCGTCGCCAACGTCAGCCACGAGCTCAAGACCCCGGTGGGTGCCATGCGCGTGCTGGCCGAAGCGCTGCAGGCCTCCGCCGACGACCCGGACATGGTGCGCCGCTTCTCCGACAAGATGGTCGCCGAATCGCTCCGGCTGGCCGACATGGTCGGCGAGCTGATCGAACTGTCCCGGCTGCAGGGTGCCGAGCGGCTGCCCGATCTGGGCGCCGTCGACGTGGACACCGTGGTGTCCGAAGCGCTGTCGCGACACAAGGTGGCCGCCGACAAGGCCGACATCTCCATCACCACCGATGCGCCGACCGGTTTCCGGGTGCTGGGTGACCAGACCCTGCTCGTGACCGCCGTCGCCAATCTGGTGTCCAACGCAATCGCTTACTCGCCCAATGGTTCCGGCGTATCCGTGAGCCGACGCCGGCGCGGCGGAAGTGTCGAGATCGCGGTCACCGACCGCGGTATCGGAATCGCCAAGGCCGATCAGGAACGGGTCTTCGAGCGGTTCTTCCGGGTCGACAAGGCCCGGTCGCGCGCCACCGGCGGCACCGGGCTGGGCCTGGCGATCGTCAAACACGTGGCCGCGAACCACAACGGAACCATCCGGCTGTGGAGTCAGCCGGGCACCGGGTCGACGTTCACGTTGTCGATTCCGGCCTATCCCGAAACCGATGAGTCGACTAGTGACTCAGACGACCGAGAGGATTAG
- a CDS encoding phosphoglyceromutase produces MPTLILLRHGESDWNQKNLFTGWVDVDLTEKGRTEAVRGGKLLVENDVLPDVVYTSLLRRAITTANLALDAADRHWIPVHRDWRLNERHYGALQGLDKAATKEKYGDEQFMAWRRSYDTPPPPIEKGSEFSQDADPRYADIGGGPLTECLKDVVTRFVPYYEATIVPDLKAGKTVLIAAHGNSLRALVKYLDGMSDEEVVGLNIPTGIPLRYELDENLKPLVAGGEYLDPEAAAAGAAAVAAQGAKK; encoded by the coding sequence ATGCCGACGCTGATCCTGCTCCGCCACGGTGAGAGCGACTGGAACCAGAAGAACCTGTTCACCGGATGGGTCGACGTCGACCTCACCGAGAAGGGCCGTACCGAGGCCGTGCGCGGCGGCAAGCTGCTGGTGGAGAACGACGTGCTGCCCGACGTGGTCTACACGTCGCTGCTGCGCCGCGCGATCACCACCGCGAACCTCGCGCTGGACGCCGCCGACCGGCACTGGATCCCCGTGCACCGCGACTGGCGGCTCAACGAACGGCACTACGGCGCCCTGCAGGGCCTCGACAAGGCCGCCACCAAGGAGAAGTACGGCGACGAGCAGTTCATGGCGTGGCGGCGCAGCTACGACACCCCGCCGCCGCCCATCGAGAAGGGCAGCGAGTTCAGCCAGGACGCCGACCCGCGCTACGCCGACATCGGCGGCGGGCCGCTGACCGAATGCCTCAAGGACGTGGTGACGCGGTTCGTGCCGTACTACGAGGCCACGATCGTGCCCGACCTCAAGGCAGGCAAGACCGTGCTGATCGCCGCCCACGGCAACTCGCTGCGTGCGCTGGTCAAATACCTCGACGGAATGTCCGACGAGGAGGTGGTCGGCCTGAACATCCCGACCGGCATCCCGCTGCGCTACGAACTCGACGAGAACCTCAAGCCGCTGGTCGCCGGGGGTGAATACCTCGATCCCGAGGCCGCTGCCGCCGGGGCCGCCGCAGTCGCCGCGCAGGGCGCCAAGAAATAG
- a CDS encoding type III secretion system chaperone family protein: MAADVAQTITDTLDEHELVYHRHEGAHGGLPGIVVELPGERKLKTNTILSIGEHSVRVEAFVCRKPDENFEGVYRFLLKRNRRLYGVAYTLDNVGDIYLVGRMALHSVTADEIDRVLGQVLEAVDSDFNTLLELGFRSSIQKEWEWRVSRGESLKNLEAFEHLIDD; encoded by the coding sequence ATGGCGGCCGACGTCGCACAGACCATCACCGACACCCTCGACGAGCACGAGCTGGTCTACCACCGGCACGAGGGCGCCCACGGCGGGTTGCCCGGCATCGTCGTCGAGCTGCCCGGGGAACGGAAGCTCAAGACCAACACCATCCTGAGCATCGGCGAACACTCGGTGCGGGTCGAGGCGTTCGTGTGCCGCAAGCCCGACGAGAACTTCGAAGGCGTCTACCGGTTCCTGCTCAAGCGCAACCGCAGGCTCTACGGCGTCGCCTACACCCTCGACAACGTCGGCGACATCTATCTCGTCGGCCGGATGGCCCTGCACTCGGTCACCGCCGATGAGATCGACCGGGTGCTCGGCCAGGTGCTCGAAGCCGTCGACTCCGACTTCAACACCTTGCTGGAGCTGGGGTTCCGCTCATCGATCCAGAAAGAGTGGGAGTGGCGGGTTTCCCGCGGTGAGTCGCTGAAGAACCTCGAAGCGTTCGAGCACCTCATCGACGACTGA
- the mshA gene encoding D-inositol-3-phosphate glycosyltransferase yields MRLATDLEIPRRVAVLSVHTSPLAQPGTGDAGGMNVYVLQTALQLAKRGVEVEVFTRATSSSDAPVVPVAPGVLVRNVVAGPFEGLDKYDLPTQLCAFTAGVLRAEATHEPGYYDVVHSHYWLSGQVGWLARDRWAVPLVHTAHTLAAVKNAALAAGDSPEPPLRAVGEQQVVDEADRLIVNTEHEAQQLVSLHHADPGRIDVVHPGVDLDAFTPGDRDAARAVLGIAPREQVVAFVGRIQPLKAPDVLLRAAAKLPGVRVLIAGGPSGSGLAEPDTLIRLADELGITDRVTFLPPQSREQLVNVYRAADLVAVPSYSESFGLVAIEAQACGTPVVAAAVGGLPVAVADGVSGALVEGHDVDDWAAAIDDVLQRDPGPLSVAAAAHAAQFSWGHTVDALLNSYAHAMSDYRSRHRRASGRRPGRRFALRRGVRA; encoded by the coding sequence GTGCGTCTAGCCACGGACCTCGAGATTCCGCGCCGCGTTGCGGTGTTATCCGTACATACTTCGCCGCTGGCGCAACCGGGTACCGGTGACGCCGGCGGGATGAACGTGTACGTGCTGCAGACCGCATTGCAGCTGGCCAAACGCGGTGTCGAGGTGGAGGTTTTCACCAGGGCCACCTCGTCGTCGGATGCCCCGGTGGTGCCGGTGGCGCCGGGTGTGCTGGTGCGCAACGTGGTGGCCGGGCCGTTCGAGGGCCTGGACAAATACGATCTCCCCACCCAGCTGTGCGCGTTCACCGCGGGGGTGCTGCGCGCCGAGGCGACCCACGAGCCCGGCTATTACGACGTCGTGCACTCGCACTACTGGCTGTCGGGTCAGGTCGGCTGGCTGGCCCGGGACCGCTGGGCGGTGCCGCTGGTGCACACCGCGCACACCCTGGCCGCGGTGAAGAACGCCGCCCTGGCTGCCGGTGACTCACCTGAGCCGCCATTGCGTGCGGTGGGGGAGCAGCAGGTGGTCGACGAGGCCGACCGGCTCATCGTCAACACCGAACATGAAGCCCAACAACTGGTTTCACTGCATCACGCCGATCCGGGCCGGATCGATGTGGTGCATCCTGGCGTCGATCTGGACGCCTTCACGCCCGGGGATCGCGACGCGGCGCGGGCGGTGCTCGGGATCGCGCCCCGCGAACAGGTGGTCGCGTTCGTGGGCCGGATCCAGCCGCTCAAGGCGCCCGACGTGCTGTTGCGCGCCGCCGCCAAACTGCCCGGGGTCCGGGTGCTGATCGCCGGCGGGCCGTCCGGGAGCGGCCTGGCCGAACCGGACACCCTGATTCGACTGGCCGACGAACTGGGTATCACCGACCGGGTGACATTCCTGCCGCCGCAATCTCGCGAACAGCTGGTCAACGTGTACCGCGCGGCCGATCTGGTCGCCGTGCCCAGTTACTCCGAATCCTTCGGCCTGGTCGCCATCGAAGCCCAGGCCTGCGGGACGCCCGTGGTCGCGGCCGCCGTCGGCGGCCTGCCGGTCGCGGTGGCCGACGGGGTCAGCGGGGCCCTGGTCGAAGGCCACGACGTGGACGATTGGGCCGCCGCGATCGACGACGTGCTGCAGCGCGATCCCGGTCCGCTGAGCGTTGCCGCCGCCGCGCACGCCGCACAGTTCTCGTGGGGGCACACCGTCGATGCCCTGCTGAACAGCTACGCCCACGCGATGAGCGACTATCGCTCGCGACACCGCAGGGCGTCGGGCCGCCGTCCCGGGCGGCGGTTCGCGCTGCGTCGGGGGGTGCGGGCGTAA
- a CDS encoding ROK family protein — protein sequence MTTAIAAPRRTSSRAASVSSAGASARPSRTLAAASRYPQSRLLHIVAPSLKVPDAAAASVFSAVRTRGPIARDAIAQLTQLSIATVNRQVTALLDAGILRERADLAVSGAIGRPRVPVEVNHEPYLTLGVHIGARTTSIVATDLLGRTLDVVETPTPSGPQSAALATLASSARRYLSRWHRRRPLWVGIAAGGVVDSATGYLDHPRLGWADAPVGPVLAEALGLPVSVASHVDAMAGAELLLGGRRSSPEAVGAPARTSLYVYARETVGYALSIDGRVHSPASGPGTIAGLPAQSELLGGSGQLESTVSDEAVLNAARKLRIIPAEGPSSTLATVLRAARQGNDKAVELLADRARVLGEAVALLRDLLNPDDLVLGGQAFTEYPEGMPVVEDAVARRSVLGPRDIRLTAFGNRVQEASAGIVSLGGLYADPIGAMRRAQTRRSAAV from the coding sequence GTGACCACCGCTATTGCCGCTCCCCGCCGGACTTCCTCCCGCGCCGCTTCCGTGTCCTCCGCAGGTGCTTCCGCGCGGCCGTCCCGGACGCTGGCCGCCGCCTCGCGTTATCCGCAGTCGCGGCTGCTGCACATCGTCGCCCCGTCGCTGAAGGTGCCCGACGCGGCCGCGGCGTCGGTGTTCAGCGCGGTCCGCACCCGCGGCCCCATCGCCCGCGACGCCATCGCACAGCTCACCCAGCTCAGCATCGCCACCGTCAACCGTCAGGTCACCGCGCTGCTCGACGCCGGAATCCTGCGTGAGCGTGCCGATCTCGCGGTTTCCGGGGCCATCGGTCGGCCCCGTGTGCCCGTCGAGGTCAACCACGAGCCCTACCTCACGCTCGGCGTCCACATCGGCGCGCGTACCACCAGCATCGTGGCCACCGACCTGCTCGGCCGCACCCTGGACGTGGTCGAGACGCCGACCCCGTCGGGACCCCAGTCCGCCGCGCTGGCCACGCTGGCCTCCAGTGCCCGTCGCTACCTGAGCCGCTGGCACCGCCGTCGCCCGCTGTGGGTCGGTATCGCCGCCGGTGGAGTCGTCGACAGCGCCACCGGATACCTCGACCACCCCCGGCTCGGCTGGGCCGACGCCCCCGTGGGGCCGGTGCTCGCCGAAGCCCTCGGGTTGCCGGTGTCGGTGGCCTCCCACGTCGACGCGATGGCCGGTGCCGAACTGCTGCTGGGCGGACGGCGTTCCTCGCCCGAGGCCGTCGGCGCCCCGGCCCGCACCAGCCTCTACGTGTACGCCCGTGAGACCGTCGGGTACGCGCTGTCCATCGACGGCCGCGTGCACTCCCCGGCCAGCGGTCCCGGAACCATCGCCGGTCTGCCTGCGCAGTCCGAATTGCTGGGTGGCTCAGGGCAATTGGAATCCACCGTGAGTGACGAGGCGGTGCTCAACGCCGCCCGCAAACTGCGGATCATCCCGGCCGAGGGCCCGTCCTCGACGCTGGCGACGGTGCTGCGCGCGGCCCGGCAGGGCAACGACAAGGCGGTCGAGCTGCTGGCGGACCGGGCCCGTGTGCTCGGCGAGGCCGTCGCGCTGCTGCGTGATCTGCTCAACCCCGATGACCTGGTGCTCGGCGGTCAGGCCTTCACCGAATACCCCGAGGGTATGCCGGTCGTGGAGGACGCGGTCGCGCGTCGTTCGGTCCTGGGGCCTCGCGATATCCGGCTGACGGCGTTCGGTAACCGGGTCCAGGAGGCCAGCGCCGGCATCGTTTCGCTGGGCGGCCTGTACGCCGATCCGATCGGTGCCATGCGGCGCGCTCAAACCCGCCGATCCGCAGCGGTGTAG
- a CDS encoding SDR family oxidoreductase, with translation MTTSQSDKRVAVVTGASAGIGAATAKSLAALGFHVVCVARRADLIQALAEEIDGTAIVADVTDQAAVDALAAQLDRVDVLVNNAGGARGLEPVAEADIDHWRWMWESNVLGTLRVTRALLPKLIDSGDGLIITVTSIAAVEIYDNGAGYTSAKHAQGVLHRTLRSELLGKPVRLTEVAPGMVQTDFSLNRFDGDEERAEKVYQGVTPLVAEDIAEVIGFVASRPSHVDLDLIVIRPRDQVSGAAGSRFNRQA, from the coding sequence GTGACGACATCTCAGTCAGACAAGAGGGTGGCAGTGGTTACCGGCGCCAGCGCCGGAATCGGTGCCGCAACCGCCAAATCCCTTGCCGCCCTGGGCTTTCACGTGGTCTGCGTGGCCCGCCGGGCGGACCTGATCCAGGCCCTGGCCGAGGAGATCGACGGCACCGCGATTGTGGCGGACGTCACTGACCAGGCCGCCGTCGACGCCTTGGCGGCCCAGTTGGACCGGGTGGACGTGCTGGTGAACAACGCCGGCGGGGCCAGGGGGCTGGAGCCGGTGGCCGAGGCCGACATCGACCACTGGCGCTGGATGTGGGAGTCCAACGTGCTGGGCACCCTGCGGGTCACCCGGGCGCTGCTGCCCAAGCTCATCGACTCCGGCGACGGGCTGATCATCACGGTCACCTCGATCGCCGCCGTCGAGATCTATGACAACGGGGCGGGCTACACCTCGGCCAAGCACGCCCAGGGCGTCCTGCACCGCACCCTGCGCAGCGAATTGCTCGGAAAACCGGTGCGGCTCACCGAGGTTGCGCCCGGAATGGTGCAGACCGACTTCTCGCTGAACCGCTTCGACGGAGACGAGGAGCGAGCCGAGAAGGTCTACCAGGGGGTCACCCCGCTGGTGGCCGAGGACATCGCCGAGGTGATCGGTTTCGTCGCGTCACGCCCGTCCCACGTCGACCTCGACCTGATCGTGATCAGGCCGCGTGATCAGGTCAGCGGGGCCGCCGGGTCGCGCTTCAACCGTCAGGCGTGA
- a CDS encoding L,D-transpeptidase, with amino-acid sequence MSPAGDIEADAPLFNRRRALTVLTVGMGAGLLAACSGESPISAPQADEPAAPTVTYEPAADSEDVLPTAPVGVKVENGSFQRVSLTNANGKVVAGKFNSDRTAFTVTEPLGYESTYTWAGSVVGQDGKAQPVQGKFTTVTPQKQVNGQFQLADGQVVGVAAPIILQFDAAIDDKYRAAIEKALQVTTTPPVEGSWAWLPDEAGGSRVHYRTREYYPAGTKVSVKAPLYGVSFGEGAYGAADSTLDIEIGRRQVVKAEASSHRIQVLDGAGAVIMDFPCSYGEGDLDRNVTRSGIHVVTEKYEDFWMTNPAAGYSNVHERFAVRISNNGEFIHCNPNSINSQGNTNVTNGCINLNLENSQQYFNSAMYGDPVEVTGTRIDLSYADGDIWDWAVDWSEWKSMSALSSQDSPSNLPASAPATPTDAPTLSGTPTTTTPPKPAPGG; translated from the coding sequence GTGAGCCCTGCCGGTGATATAGAGGCCGATGCGCCGTTGTTCAATCGGCGGCGTGCCCTGACGGTGTTGACCGTCGGAATGGGAGCCGGACTGCTGGCTGCCTGCTCGGGAGAATCACCCATCTCCGCGCCCCAGGCGGACGAGCCGGCGGCGCCCACGGTGACCTACGAGCCTGCCGCCGACTCCGAGGATGTGCTGCCCACCGCGCCCGTCGGCGTGAAGGTCGAGAACGGCTCGTTCCAGCGCGTCAGCCTGACCAACGCCAACGGCAAGGTGGTCGCGGGCAAATTCAACAGCGACCGCACCGCGTTCACTGTCACCGAACCCCTCGGCTACGAATCCACGTACACCTGGGCCGGTTCGGTGGTGGGCCAGGACGGCAAGGCCCAACCCGTGCAGGGCAAGTTCACCACCGTCACCCCGCAGAAACAGGTCAACGGCCAGTTCCAGCTCGCCGACGGCCAGGTCGTCGGCGTCGCCGCGCCGATCATCCTGCAGTTCGACGCCGCGATCGACGACAAGTACCGCGCGGCCATCGAAAAGGCCCTCCAGGTCACCACCACGCCGCCGGTCGAGGGCAGCTGGGCCTGGCTGCCCGACGAGGCCGGGGGCTCCCGCGTGCACTACCGCACCCGCGAGTACTACCCGGCCGGAACCAAGGTCAGCGTCAAGGCTCCGCTGTACGGCGTCAGCTTCGGCGAAGGCGCCTACGGTGCGGCCGACTCCACGCTCGACATCGAGATCGGGCGGCGCCAGGTGGTCAAGGCCGAGGCATCCAGCCACCGCATCCAGGTGCTCGACGGGGCCGGCGCGGTGATCATGGACTTCCCCTGCAGCTACGGCGAGGGCGACCTGGACCGCAACGTCACCCGCAGCGGCATCCACGTGGTCACCGAGAAGTACGAGGACTTCTGGATGACCAACCCTGCCGCCGGCTACTCCAACGTGCACGAGCGGTTCGCGGTGCGGATCTCCAACAACGGCGAGTTCATCCACTGCAACCCGAACAGCATCAACTCGCAGGGCAATACGAACGTCACCAACGGCTGCATCAACCTCAACCTGGAGAACTCGCAGCAGTACTTCAACAGCGCGATGTACGGCGACCCCGTCGAGGTCACCGGGACCCGGATCGACCTGTCCTATGCCGACGGTGACATCTGGGACTGGGCGGTGGACTGGAGCGAGTGGAAGTCCATGTCGGCGCTGTCCTCGCAGGATTCGCCGTCGAATCTGCCCGCCAGCGCTCCGGCGACGCCGACCGACGCACCCACGTTGTCGGGCACGCCCACGACCACCACTCCGCCGAAGCCCGCGCCGGGCGGCTGA
- a CDS encoding UDP-N-acetylmuramate dehydrogenase, whose protein sequence is MVSSYVAGVAVAEAVALAPLTTLRVGPVAPRVLTCTSTDQLIDVLRALSAGDEPLLVLAGGSNVVLADDLADTMPDLTVVRVANTAITVDGSLLRAEAGAVFDDVVVTALEHGLGGLECLSGIPGSAGATPVQNVGAYGAEVADTISRVRLLDRRTDEVRWAAPEELKFGYRTSILKHSDAVIVLEVEFALDDTGRSAPLRYRELANALGVEPGERADPQRVRQTVLQLRAGKGMVLDEHDHDTWSVGSFFTNPVVSQAEFERVQATFLAAAGSAESGPVPHYPAPDGVKLAAGWLVEHAGFSKGYPGDGAPARLSTKHALALTNRGEANSADVIALARAVQAGVRDRFGITLHPEPILIGCDLSVP, encoded by the coding sequence GTGGTCAGTTCGTATGTTGCCGGTGTCGCAGTTGCCGAGGCGGTTGCGCTGGCCCCGCTGACCACCCTGCGGGTCGGGCCGGTGGCACCGCGGGTGCTCACCTGCACCAGCACCGATCAGCTCATCGACGTGCTGCGCGCCCTGAGCGCAGGAGACGAGCCGTTACTCGTCCTGGCCGGCGGGTCGAACGTGGTGCTCGCCGACGATCTGGCCGACACGATGCCCGACCTCACCGTGGTGCGCGTGGCCAACACCGCCATCACGGTCGACGGCAGCCTGCTGCGGGCCGAGGCCGGCGCGGTGTTCGACGACGTCGTCGTCACCGCACTGGAGCACGGGCTCGGCGGGCTCGAATGCCTGTCCGGGATCCCCGGATCGGCCGGAGCCACCCCGGTGCAGAACGTCGGTGCGTACGGGGCCGAGGTCGCCGACACCATCAGCCGGGTGCGCCTGCTCGACCGCCGCACCGATGAAGTCCGTTGGGCCGCACCGGAAGAACTCAAGTTCGGGTACCGCACCAGCATCCTCAAACATTCCGACGCCGTGATCGTGCTTGAGGTCGAGTTCGCCCTCGACGACACGGGTCGCAGCGCACCGTTGCGCTACCGCGAGCTGGCCAACGCGCTCGGCGTCGAACCGGGGGAGCGCGCCGACCCGCAGCGGGTTCGCCAGACCGTGCTGCAGTTGCGCGCGGGCAAAGGCATGGTGCTCGACGAGCATGACCACGACACCTGGAGTGTCGGATCGTTCTTCACCAACCCGGTGGTGTCGCAGGCCGAGTTCGAGCGCGTGCAGGCCACCTTCCTGGCCGCCGCGGGTTCTGCGGAGTCCGGACCGGTGCCGCACTACCCCGCACCCGACGGGGTCAAGCTGGCCGCAGGCTGGCTCGTCGAGCACGCCGGATTCTCCAAGGGCTATCCGGGTGACGGCGCTCCCGCGCGGCTTTCCACCAAGCATGCGCTGGCGTTGACCAATCGTGGCGAGGCGAACAGTGCCGACGTGATTGCCCTGGCCAGAGCGGTGCAAGCGGGCGTCCGGGACCGCTTCGGCATCACTTTGCACCCTGAGCCGATTCTGATTGGGTGCGATCTATCAGTACCCTAG
- a CDS encoding DUF2505 domain-containing protein, with translation MPRSFDMASEYGGSVEQVHRAFADERYWRARLADSGADETTLDALNVAVDGGIEAVTTQILRADRLPGLVSQFHRGDLRIRREEHWQPIRDGSAHGTVHGSISGAPVSLSGSATLTGTDAGSRLSVHITVEVRVPLVGGKIESFIGAQLVDLLKAEQRFTSVWIADHA, from the coding sequence ATGCCGCGATCATTCGACATGGCCAGCGAGTACGGAGGCAGCGTCGAACAGGTCCATCGCGCATTCGCCGACGAACGGTATTGGCGGGCCCGGCTCGCCGATTCAGGGGCCGACGAAACCACGCTGGATGCGCTGAACGTGGCCGTTGACGGCGGCATCGAGGCGGTCACCACGCAGATCCTGCGCGCCGACCGCCTGCCCGGGCTGGTGTCGCAGTTTCACCGCGGCGATCTGAGAATCCGGCGTGAGGAGCACTGGCAGCCCATCCGGGATGGCTCCGCTCACGGCACGGTTCATGGCTCGATCTCCGGGGCACCGGTGTCGCTCTCCGGGTCCGCGACACTCACCGGCACCGATGCCGGGTCCCGTTTGTCGGTGCACATCACGGTCGAGGTGCGGGTGCCGCTGGTCGGCGGCAAGATCGAGAGTTTCATCGGCGCACAGCTGGTCGATCTACTCAAAGCCGAGCAGCGCTTCACCTCGGTGTGGATCGCCGATCACGCCTGA